From a single Lolium rigidum isolate FL_2022 chromosome 7, APGP_CSIRO_Lrig_0.1, whole genome shotgun sequence genomic region:
- the LOC124670947 gene encoding ankyrin repeat, SAM and basic leucine zipper domain-containing protein 1-like, producing MQKTYVSMVTPRQRVRFGNRTLSKDEWSAVQTLNDATIGDIRSIRKLLRQLRKSGKGLEETLAGIKHLGGRSPLHMAAWGGRLETCRFLVEELRLNINAPGEDGATPLSYAIFGCGSTSVVRFLLDCGAKPNKTDINGITALHFATMTGAQANSEEARLWAANTRDTCEIAELLLSRGAYVDPICEQGTPLLIAARNGNVRMLELLLRHQANPNTVVHLVYTPLSYAISASSVKCMELLIKAGADVNAGRPVTTPLIVAASYGFASCIKCLLEAGADTNIPDEFGRTAAEIASIKGWMDCVEILSPLTYPVAISAGTDDSLLNANDGCALKKQGAAAFEENDYADALALYTKAMEIDPDDSTLYAKRSLCWLHMSEEDKALDDAYTYRTMKMDLSNSCYEQTAALILVKVKLAVVQIVSYRSLKLERYVSYLWKFSHLGKRKLNMPDPLDEPSPVDCSSGWGFLVLPRHCCDVPLPLVRRRGSPSGAAVGVLVVLAMDPVPIPDSPSTPRHSARQIGCPL from the exons ATGCAGAAGACCTACGTCTCCATGGTCACACCCCGGCAGCGGGTGAGGTTCGGGAACCGCACGCTCTCCAAGGATGAATGGTCGGCCGTGCAGACGCTCAACGACGCGACCATCGGCGACATCCGCTCCATCAGGA AGCTCCTAAGGCAGCTGAGGAAGTCGGGGAAAGGCTTGGAGGAGACGCTGGCGGGGATCAAGCACCTCGGCGGCCGTAGCCCGCTCCACATGGCGGCGTGGGGCGGCAGGCTGGAGACGTGCAggttcctggtcgaggaactccgcctcaacatcaacgcGCCTGGTGAAGATG GTGCGACGCCTCTATCATATGCAATATTTGGTTGTGGATCTACATCAGTTGTAAGGTTTCTTCTTGATTGTGGTGCTAAACCAAACAAAACAGACATAAATGGGATTACCGCGCTGCATTTTGCTACAATGACAG GCGCACAGGCCAACTCAGAGGAAGCCAGGTTATGGGCAGCTAACACCCGAG ATACCTGTGAAATAGCAGAGTTATTATTGTCCAGGGGAGCTTATGTTGACCCTATATGCGAACAAGGAACACCACTACTCATTGCTGCTCGAAACGGAAATGTGAGAATGTTGGAATTGTTGTTGAGGCATCAGGCAAAT CCTAACACAGTTGTGCATTTAGTCTATACACCACTTTCATATGCTATCTCCGCTTCTTCAGTGAAATGCATGGAACTACTTATTAAG GCTGGTGCTGATGTCAATGCTGGTAGGCCTGTAACAACGCCATTAATAGTAGCTGCGTCCTATGGCTTCGCTAGCTGCATCAAGTGTTTGTTGGAAGCTGGCGCTGATACAAATATTCCTGATGAA tttggcagaacagcagcagaaaTTGCTTCAATCAAAGGATGGATGGACTGTGTTGAGATTCTTTCCCCTCTCACATACCCTGTAGCTATATCTGCAGGCACTGAT GATTCTCTCCTCAATGCAAATGATGGATGTGCCTTGAAAAAGCAAGGGGCTGCTGCATTTGAGGAAAATGATTATGCTGATGCGTTGGCTCTCTATACCAAG GCAATGGAGATTGACCCTGATGATTCAACCTTGTATGCAAAGAGAAGCCTTTGCTGGCTGCATATGAGTGAAGAAGACAAGGCTTTGGATGATGCCTATACCTACAGAACTATGAAGATGGATCTATCAAATTCCTGCTATGAGCAAACAGCAGCTCTGATACTAGTGAAG GTTAAACTTGCAG TGGTCCAAATAGTTTCATACCGCAGTCTAAAACTTGAGAGGTATGTTTCATACCTCTGGAAATTTTCGCACCTCGGTAAAAGAAAATTAAACATGCCCGACCCATTAGATGAGCCCAGCCCAGTAGACTGCTCCAGTGGGTGGGGATTCCTGGTTCTTCCACGACATTGCTGTGACGTTCCGCTGCCGCTCGTGCGCCGCAGAGGATCTCCATCTGGCGCCGCGGTCGGCGTCCTGGTCGTCCTCGCCATGGACCCCGTCCCCATCCCCGACTCACCGTCTACGCCGCGGCACTCTGCTCGGCAGATTGGATGCCCACTGTAG
- the LOC124670946 gene encoding disease resistance protein RGA2-like, which produces MEVIFSAAMGELASRSMSFLVDRYLRQKVAPTEEERLRSLQRLLLRLHIIIEEADGRLITNQSMLHQLSILKKEMYRGYYTLDVFSCRAHGEDRTKDHQVNNSFALSVFNPAKRVRFCSGNSEDAAQVELLEQVLSSVRDTIEDVSEFVMFLCRCPRLHRQPYNMYLLLDKCMFGRQMEMEHIMNFLLQAERAPGAAENLSVLPIIGPMRVGKSTLIEHACNDERVRSHFSQILCFNGDDLKDASLETLRDGGRIKHQNCGMGNGRTLIIIELVLDIDESVWKRLYSAAKSCIVSGSKIIVASRSDKIASFGTTQPIRLHFFTEEAYWYFFKVRTFGSTRVEDHPKLAAMAMEMARLMDRCFMGAAIFSGLLKANFSPRFWSMALATLRNIKRKNILLYGERFSDTWEFEEPVYLRRANKTSSECYVTHADYQTYSPETEPEGPEMVSVQDLYFGRVRPRGNFKVHAWTSHLPPHYSYMFHCGIQALPEE; this is translated from the coding sequence ATGGAGGTAATATTTTCTGCTGCTATGGGTGAGCTTGCCAGTAGATCCATGTCTTTCCTCGTGGACAGATATCTGAGGCAGAAGGTAGCGCCAACCGAGGAGGAGCGGCTCCGCAGCCTGCAACGACTGCTACTGCGGCTTCACATCATCATCGAGGAGGCAGATGGTCGGCTCATCACAAACCAGTCCATGCTGCATCAGCTCAGCATACTAAAAAAGGAGATGTACAGGGGATATTACACCCTCGACGTATTCAGTTGCCGAGCCCATGGAGAAGACAGGACAAAAGATCATCAAGTCAATAACTCCTTTGCGCTCTCTGTGTTCAACCCTGCCAAGCGTGTACGTTTCTGCAGTGGCAACAGTGAAGATGCAGCGCAGGTTGAGCTGCTGGAGCAAGTTCTTAGCAGCGTAAGGGATACCATTGAAGATGTGAGTGAGTTTGTAATGTTTCTATGCAGATGCCCACGTTTGCACCGTCAACCATATAACATGTATCTGCTGCTGGACAAATGCATGTTTGGACGCCAGATGGAGATGGAACATATCATGAACTTCCTGTTGCAAGCGGAAAGGGCTCCCGGTGCCGCTGAAAATCTATCTGTCCTGCCGATCATCGGTCCCATGAGAGTTGGAAAGAGCACCCTGATCGAGCATGCTTGCAATGATGAAAGGGTGCGCAGCCATTTCTCCCAGATTTTGTGTTTCAATGGCGATGACCTTAAAGATGCAAGTTTAGAGACCctaagagatggaggtagaatcAAGCATCAAAACTGTGGTATGGGGAATGGAAGGACACTGATCATCATTGAGCTAGTTCTGGATATTGACGAGTCTGTATGGAAAAGGTTGTATTCGGCCGCGAAAAGCTGCATCGTGAGTGGCAGTAAGATCATAGTCGCGAGCCGATCCGACAAGATCGCAAGTTTTGGAACCACACAGCCCATCAGATTACACTTCTTTACAGAAGAAGCATACTGGTATTTCTTCAAGGTGCGTACTTTTGGGAGCACGAGGGTGGAAGACCACCCGAAGCTCGCAGCCATGGCCATGGAGATGGCCAGGCTGATGGATAGGTGCTTCATGGGTGCAGCCATCTTCAGTGGATTACTGAAAGCAAACTTTAGCCCCCGTTTCTGGAGCATGGCCCTTGCAACCCTCAGGAATATCAAGCGGAAGAACATCTTGTTGTATGGAGAACGTTTTtctgatacttgggagtttgagGAGCCGGTATATCTTAGGAGAGCAAATAAAACTTCTTCCGAATGTTATGTAACTCACGCTGATTACCAAACATATTCTCCTGAAACTGAACCTGAAGGTCCAGAGATGGTGAGCGTGCAGGACCTTTACTTTGGAAGGGTTAGACCTCGAGGAAATTTCAAGGTCCATGCATGGACATCTCACCTGCCGCCTCACTACAGTTACATGTTTCACTGCGGGATACAAGCGCTTCCAGAAGAGTAG
- the LOC124673836 gene encoding uncharacterized protein LOC124673836, with amino-acid sequence MSPSPSLLLASTTRSSRSPAPPPQPRWSAPPLVSFPASRTRLVGLRLARAAGPNGANGAASASPGDGGAGNGLPKNRRDILLEYVRSVQPEFMELFVKRAPTQVVDAMRHTVTNMVGTLPPQFFAVTVTTVAENLAQLMYSVLMTGYMFRNAQYRLELQQSLEQIALPEPKEEKGSEDYAPGTQKKVSGEVIRWNKATGPEKIDAVKYIELLEAEIDELSRQVARKSSQGSNEILEYLKTLEPQNLKELASSAGEDVVFAMNAFIKRLLAVSDPKQMKTAVTETSGSQLANLLFWLMIVGYSMRNIEVRFDMERVLGAAPKIGGELPPPPSGDGTPTQ; translated from the exons atgtcgccgtcgccgtccctcCTGCTTGCCTCCACTACCAGGTCCTCCCGCTCGCCGGCGCCTCCTCCCCAGCCGCGCTGGTCCGCGCCCCCGCTCGTCTCCTTCCCCGCGAGCCGCACCCGCCTCGTCGGCCTCCGTCTCgcgcgcgcggccggccccaACGGCGCCAACGGCGCCGCCTCTGCCTCCCCCGGGGATGGCGGCGCCGGCAACGGTCTG CCGAAGAACCGGAGGGATATTCTCCTGGAATACGTACGAAGTGTCCAACCAGAGTTTATGGAGCTCTTTGTGAAAAGAGCCCCAACACAG GTTGTCGATGCCATGCGCCATACGGTGACTAATATGGTTGGGACTCTTCCGCCTCAGTTTTTTGCTGTAACTGTCACAACG GTTGCTGAAAATCTGGCTCAGCTTATGTACAGTGTTTTGATGACTGGATACATGTTCAGGAATGCGCAGTACCGTCTGGAGTTGCAACAGAGTTTGGAGCAGATTGCTCTTCCTGAACCGAAAGAAGAAAAG GGTTCAGAAGATTACGCTCCTGGAACCCAGAAAAAGGTAAGTGGGGAAGTGATCCGATGGAACAAGGCGACAGGACCAGAAAAAATCGATGCTGTGAAATATATTGAGTTGCTCGAAGCGGAAATCGATGAACTGAGCCGTCAAGTCGCTAGGAAATCGTCTCAAGGGAGCAATGAAATCTTGGAATATCTAAAAACTCTAGAACCACAGAATTTGAAG GAACTTGCGAGCAGTGCAGGCGAGGACGTCGTATTTGCCATGAACGCGTTCATAAAGCGCCTTTTGGCTGTCTCAGACCCCAAGCAGATGAAG ACAGCGGTCACGGAGACGAGCGGCAGCCAGCTGGCGAACCTGCTGTTCTGGCTGATGATTGTCGGGTACAGCATGCGCAACATCGAGGTCCGGTTCGACATGGAGAGGGTGCTAGGCGCTGCCCCGAAGATCGGCGGTGAGCTGCCACCTCCACCCAGTGGAGACGGCACACCAACGCAATAG